A part of Pungitius pungitius chromosome 15, fPunPun2.1, whole genome shotgun sequence genomic DNA contains:
- the lyn gene encoding tyrosine-protein kinase Lyn: MGCMKSRLTGGLSGGVEGKTEQTVRTDHMDFVRDPTANRTSNIDKFLLPGQLFQKREEQSGVGKIVISLYPYEALHDDDLGFKKGEKMKILEEHGEWSKAKSLTTNKEGFIPCNYVAQADSMETEEWFFKDMTRKDAERQLLAPANKPGSYLIRESETSKGSYSLSIRDTGAGGTDSVKHYKIRMMDNGGYYISPKISFSSIAEMIKHYHNKADGLCRKLDRACVKPQAQKPWDKDAWEISKDSIKMVKKLGAGQFGEVWMAYYNNTTTVAVKTLKPGTMTVEAFMEEANVMKTLQHDRLVRLYAVVTKTPPIYIITEYMANGSLLDFLKSDAGCRLQLPKLIDFSAQIAEGMAYIEKKNYIHRDLRAANVLVSESLLCKIADFGLARVIEDDQYSAREGAKFPIKWTAPEAINYGSFTIKSDMWSFGVLLFEIITYGMIPYPGMTKGEVISSVQRGYRMPQPGNCPNELYAIVMLCWKNKPEDRPTFDYMQSVLDDFYTATEGQYQQQP, translated from the exons ATGGGCTGCATGAAGTCCAGGCTGACAGGCGGTCTGAGCGGAGGTGTGGAGGGGAAGACCGAGCAGACTGTACGTACCGACCACATGGACTTTGTCAGAGACCCCACCGCCAATAGAACAAGCAACATA GATAAGTTCCTGTTACCTGGTCAGCTATTCCAAAAGAGGGAAG AGCAAAGTGGGGTCGGTAAAATTGTGATCAGCCTTTACCCATATGAAGCTCTGCATGACGACGACTTAGGATTcaagaaaggagaaaagatgAAAATTTTAGAGGA ACATGGGGAGTGGTCCAAAGCAAAGTCACtgacaacaaataaagaaggaTTCATCCCGTGCAATTATGTCGCCCAAGCTGACTCCATGGAAACAGAGGA GTGGTTTTTCAAGGACATGACAAGAAAAGATGCAGAGAGGCAGCTGTTGGCGCCTGCTAACAAACCAGGCTCCTACCTTATTAGGGAAAGTGAAACATCAAAAG GAAGTTACTCGTTGTCCATCAGAGACACGGGTGCTGGGGGGACTGATTCGGTCAAACACTATAAGATCCGGATGATGGACAATGGTGGCTATTACATCTCCCCTAAAATCTCCTTCTCCAGCATCGCTGAGATGATCAAACACTACCACA acaAAGCCGATGGCCTGTGTCGTAAACTGGATCGTGCATGTGTGAAACCCCAAGCTCAGAAGCCATGGGACAAAGATGCGTGGGAGATTTCCAAAGATTCTATTAAGATGGTGAAGAAACTCGGAGCTGGTCAATTCGGAGAAGTTTGGATGG CCTACTACAACAATACAACCACAGTGGCGGTGAAGACGCTGAAGCCTGGCACCATGACGGTCGAGGCCTTCATGGAGGAGGCCAACGTCATGAAGACGCTGCAGCACGACAGGCTGGTTCGGCTCTACGCTGTAGTCACCAAGACACCACCCATCTACATCATCACGGAATACATGGCAAATG GGAGCCTACTCGACTTCTTGAAGAGCGACGCGGGATGCAGACTCCAGCTGCCGAAGCTCATCGACTTCTCAGCACAG ATAGCGGAGGGCATGGCGTACATAGAGAAGAAGAATTACATCCACCGAGACCTGAGAGCGGCTAATGTCCTGGTGTCAGAGAGTCTACTCTGTAAAATAGCTGATTTTGGACTAGCAAGAGTCATCGAGGACGACCAATACTCTGCTAGAGAAg GAGCCAAATTCCCCATCAAGTGGACCGCTCCAGAGGCCATCAACTACGGCTCCTTCACCATCAAGTCAGACATGTGGTCCTTTGGAGTTCTGCTCTTTGAGATCATAACCTACGGGATGATCCCGTACCCAG GTATGACCAAAGGGGAGGTGATTTCCTCGGTGCAGCGCGGCTACCGGATGCCTCAGCCCGGCAACTGTCCCAACGAGCTGTACGCGATCGTGATGTTATGCTGGAAGAACAAGCCCGAGGACAGGCCCACCTTTGACTACATGCAGAGCGTCCTGGATGACTTCTACACGGCCACAGAGGGACAGTACCAGCAGCAACCGTAG
- the urod gene encoding uroporphyrinogen decarboxylase: MSKDALILPEDFPKLQNDTFLRAARGEETEHVPVWCMRQAGRYLPEFRESRAGKDFFETCRSPEACCELTLQPLRRFPFDAAIIFSDILVIPQAMGMDVQMVAGKGPTFPDPLKEPEDLQRLQVKVDVAKELGYVFKAITLTRHKIEGKVPLIGFTGAPWTLMSYMIEGGGSRTFSKAKRWLYRHPEASHMLLRMLTDVIVEYLLGQVAAGAQALQVFESHAGILGPSEFQEFSLPYLRDIARCIKDKLKEAGKDVPMIVFAKDAHYGLEDLSQSHYEVVGLDWTIDPQSARKRTGGKVSLQGNMDPCALYAPKERISEIVKKMVEGFGPRGYIANLGHGLYPDMDPENVGAFVQAVHQHSQRIIKQM; this comes from the exons ATGAGCAAGGACGCGTTAATCCT CCCCGAGGACTTCCCCAAACTCCAGAACGACACATTCCTGCGAGCAGCACGAGGAGAAGAAACTGAACATGTCCCTGTTTGGTGCATGAGGCAGGCTGGAAGATACCTACCAG AGTTCCGTGAGTCCAGAGCGGGTAAGGACTTCTTTGAGACATGCCGTTCACCGGAGGCCTGCTGTGAGCTCACTCTACAG CCTCTGAGACGGTTTCCCTTCGATGCTGCCATCATCTTCTCTGACATCTTGGTGATCCCACAG GCGATGGGTATGGATGTCCAGATGGTGGCAGGTAAAGGCCCAACGTTCCCAGACCCCCTGAAGGAGCCTGAGGACCTGCAGCGCCTGCAGGTCAAAGTGGACGTGGCCAAAGAGCTGGGCTATGTCTTCAAAGCCATCACGCTGACCAGGCACAAGATAGAGGGCAAAGTTCCGCTGATAGGATTCACTGGAGCTCCG TGGACGCTGATGTCCTACATGATAGAAGGCGGAGGCTCCAGGACCTTTTCTAAAGCGAAGCGTTGGCTGTATAGACACCCTGAGGCCAGCCACATGCTGCTGAGGATGCTGACGGATGTGATCGTGGAGTATCTGCTGGGACAAGTGGCAGCTGGAGCTCAG gcTCTGCAGGTGTTTGAGTCTCATGCCGGCATTCTCGGGCCCTCGGAGTTCCAAGAATTCTCTCTGCCTTACCTCCGAGACATCGCTCGCTGCATCAAAGATAAACTCAAGGAGGCAGGAAAGGACGTGCCCATG ATTGTGTTTGCAAAGGATGCACACTATGGTCTAGAGGATCTGTCTCAGTCTCATTATGAGGTGGTCGGGCTGGACTGGACCATTGACCCTCAATCAGCACG gaagcGCACAGGAGGGAAGGTCAGCCTGCAGGGGAACATGGACCCTTGTGCACTCTACGCTCCAAAG GAGCGCATTTCAGAGATCGTGAAGAAGATGGTGGAGGGCTTCGGTCCGAGGGGCTACATCGCCAACCTGGGCCACGGCCTGTACCCCGACATGGACCCGGAGAACGTGGGCGCCTTCGTCCAAGCCGTGCACCAGCACTCACAGCGCATCATCAAACAAATGTAG
- the pkia gene encoding cAMP-dependent protein kinase inhibitor alpha, translating to MSDVEATYADFIASGRTGRRNAMHDILQSPTDSDGRGLPLTLSLSHLHINTGGGDGDDTEDGQGASSSSHREMGQRNS from the exons ATGTCTGATGTTGAGGCCACGTATGCAGACTTCATCGCCTCCGGCAGGACAGGGCGCAGGAACGCCATGCACGACATCCTGCAGAGTCCCACCGACTCAGATGGACGAGGACTGCCCCTCACCCTGTCTCTGTCCCACCTGCACATCAACACGGGAGGGGGAG ATGGAGACGACACCGAGGACGGCCAGGGCGCTTCCTCCTCGTCCCACAGGGAGATGGGGCAGAGGAACAGCTAA